acaatgatcccaaacacacagccaaggaaactctccattggtttcagagaaagaaaataaagctgctagaatggcccagccaatcacctgacctgaatccaatagaaactctatggaaagaactaaagatcagagttcatagaagaggcccacggaaccttcaagatctgaagactgtttgtgtggaagaatgggccaaaatcacacctgagcaatgcatgccactagtttctccatacaggaggcgtcttgaagctgtcatcaccaacaaaggcttctgtaccaagtattaaatacatttcagtaagcgtgttcaatactttttccctgtcattccattttattacacataacttaatctctgaacttatttgtttggttttctttgtatgtatggattacttgggttgttaccgacatctggtgaacatttcatgtcaatagcacctttagaaatatatttactgagaaagatggtgacgtgttcaatacttattttacctgctgtgtatgtgtgtgtgtgtatatgtgtgtgtatatgtgtgtgtgtgtgtgtgtatatgtgtgtgtgtgtgtgtgtgtgtgtgtgtgtatatgtgtgtgtatgtgtgtgtgtgtgtgtgtgtgtgtgtgtgtgtgtgtgtgtgtgtgtgtgtatatgtgtgtgtatgtgtgtgtgtatgtgtgtgtgtgtgtgtgtgtgtgtgtgtgtgtgtgtgtgtgtgtgtgtgtgtgtgtgtgtgtgtgtgtgtgtgtgtgtgttaccctCAGCTCCCCTATAGACGACAGTAATCCGGCTCCATAAGCTCTCAGCTGACCTTCCTGTTTGCAGAGTCCAAACTCAATGGTGAAGAAATAACACTGTTCACAGACATCAGAGagtagaacacagtagatcAGAGAACAGTAGAGCACCATGGTGGAATATAAGATAAAGTTATTCAAACATGAAACCTAGTTTTGGGAGGtctttgttgtttgaaaaatgGTTCAATCCTCTCAAACTTTCTGTTTTACTTTCACcataaaaacaactaaatcagACTTTTCATGTTCAGACTAACAGGTTGAGAAGCTGTGAATAACAGTGGAGTGTAATGATCCCTGTGGCCACTAGAGGGAGCCACTGGAGCTCTAACACACGTGTCACATGACAGATGTAATATCAGACAACCTGATTATGAAATGAACTCACTGTGGCCAGTTTCTGAACGTCCTCATCAGACGCTCCCAGAGACGCCAGGCCGATCTCCTGAGAGAACTGAGCGAACTTTGGATCAGCCAGCAGAGGAACGTGACCCAGAAGCTCATGGCAGGTGTCTCTGCAAGCAGAACCACAGCAGAGTGAACACGACATATAGACCTGCTGCTCACAGAAGaggctcttattgtgaaaggagTCAGAGACCTGCTGCTCACAGAAGaggctcttattgtgaaaggagTCAGAGACCTGCTGCTCACAGAAGAgactcttattgtgaaaggagTCAGAGACCTGCTGCTCATAGAAGaggctcttattgtgaaaggagTCAGAGACCTGCTGCTCATAGAAGAggctcttatatatatatatatatatatatatatatatatatatatatatatatatatgtatgtactcACGGCTCAGGTGTGTAGAGCGGGTCGGTGCTGTGACGGACGTACTGAGTGCAGTTAAACACTCTGTAGGCCAAACCCGCCAGGAAGTCTCTGGGGGACAGGTAACCTGCTACTGGTCTCACAGTGAAACCAGacctctctgaaacacacagggacatgctgttattgattattgattatatttgttttatctaCTCATTCACTCTACCAATCATCAGTGCTTTCCTGCAGACTCCAGGAACTAGTCCAACACATAAGGCCTTATAAAACTCCATCCTGTTGTCCTCAGATTAGGTTTAGATGAATCTCTGAAGGCTGTAGACTATGAACCAAACCTCTGAGGAACAGGGAGACGTCCTCCAGCTGGGGGATGTTGTCCTCTCGGTACCCACAGTGTTTGCTGAGCAGCGGCAGGTTCTTCAGGTATTCTCTGCAGGCGTGAGTCGGGTACAGCTGGGTCAGCTCTCTGAAGACCACCCCCCAGGTCCTGACCTCCTCCAGGGTGTACTCGATACGAGGGATGGGCTGCCCGCTGGGGAGGAGACACGCATCACAACTGCGTCATCAATCAGTCTCATTTCAACTGTGAGGGGACTGCATGTTAGTGATGCTCATGTCAGACCCATAAATCATTTATTGATCAAAGTGgtcacattaaatatgaagatgaggaagatgCTGATGAAGATTGAAACGGTCATTTATGTGTTCAGTGTGCTTCATAATACATGaagtaataaaaacatctttgagACGTCAGTCAAACAAAATACTGAAGAAAGTTTTCATCAGAGgagaaaactgagaaaaacatgaagataCTCACAATTTATAATTCATGGCCACCTCCACAAAGTATTTCCTCCTCTGACGGTAAACTGCATCCTTAAAGccctgcagaagaagaaaccaTCTTTGAATGAATGTATTTGATGTGTTCTTTGATTTTTCAGTTTGCCCCATGTCccatatataattatatatgttTACTGTTATTATGCTATTATACTATAATACTCATATCACATATGTGAACATATGAAACAGAAGTGTAATTACAGGGTGGTCTGCATCCAGCTCTGATCCGTACATCAACACTCTGTGAGAACACTGATCCAACTCAGAGATCTTCATCGGGAACCAGGGAACATCGTCTCCATCTGATTTCACGACAACAGAAATATAACTGTACTTAGTTTGTGAAactgttttatataaaaaaaaaatgttcacattgattttaatcaaaaaaCATATGCTATATACAAAAGAGTTCAAACAATAGCATGAAGGATTAATCTTTCAACTTCAGAAGCTACTAATCATCCAACATCTTTGGTACCATCTACCTATGAaccagaacatcattggtaccaTCTACCTATGAaccagaacatcattggtaccaTCTACCTATGAACCAGAACATCTTTGGTACCATTTACCTATGAaccagaacatcattggtaccaTCTACCTATGAACCAGAACATCTTTGGTACCATTTACCTATGAACCAGAACATCATCTACCTATGAaccagaacatcattggtaccaTTTACCTATGAACCAGAACATCTTTGGTACCATTTACCTATGAACCAGAACATCTTTGGTACCATCTACCTATGAaccagaacatcattggtaccaTTTACCTATGAACCAGAACATCTTTGGTACCATCTACCTATGAACCAGAACATCTTTGGTACCATCTACCTATGAACCAGAACATCTTTGGTACCATCTACCTATAAGCTCTAGACTAAGGTGCTTAGGTGGTCTCACCTGCCTCAGCAGACCTCACAGGTAGAGGTGGACTGTAACAGTTTAGGTGGTCTCACCTGCCTCAGCGGACCACACGTGTGCAGGTGTGTTGAAGGAGATCACGTTAACGTGGCCTTTGAGATGCTGCAGCAGCTCGTCAAACTCCTTCTTACTGCAGCTGCAGTCAGCAAAGATCTCCACCTCATTAAGTACTCGCTTTGACATCCGAGACTCAATGTGGCTCAGGTTCACTCGCTTCTCCTGCAGAGAACAGAACAAAGTAAAGATTAGACGTCCCtgtaatcaataatcaataatcaataatcaataatgagtGAGAGAGGGAACAGACAGCTCACCTGGAAGAGTCTGAGGGCTTTAACCAGACAGCCCACCTCGTTCTTCAGAGAAAACACCACCGCTGTCTTCCCACAATCCTCAGCGCTCTCTGTGTCCGGCATCTCGTTGATGGGACAGAAGGACGGACGCCTCGACTGAACACGAGACCACAAACATCATCATCTATGACATCAAcatctatgacatcatcatcttcatcaataATGAACATCTGTAGAAGCTGACGTTGAGTCGGTTAATGAGGCGGATCTCCTCAGGACTAAATAAAGGTCTCATTCTGGTGTCGGGGAACCGGCTTGTATTTCTTTTATCCAATCACAATCAATGATGTTAAAGCAGGCAGCCAATGAGGGGCCTTTATTTCGGTTTCGATCAGACCAGCTCCGTGGGTCTTTATGTCCACGTCGTCTTCAGagttaaagacaaacacaacatcaacGAACTACAGGACGTCAAAAACatgaatcaagaaaataaatcacgAGCGCTTTGTGTGATGTCGTTAATACTTAATAAACAAACTGATAACCTTTTATAATCTGCTTATAGGTCTGTTTCATTAAAGTTCTGAGCACCCATACATATTCATTATGCTCTAGAACAATAATCATATCACATTATAAAgaatgtttttatgacttataAGAACAAGTAtcataatgcatcatattttctggacccttatttattttttgtgcattgtAATTCATAACGTTGTAATtccttatcattattattgagtGCTTAATTCTGTTATCATCCAGAGCTAGAGGGGGATCATATCACATTATAAGTATAGCTATAAGATATTATGACTGACTGAGGAGGGGTTTTATCGGACCATTgtatctccatgacaacagcaacaagctgattggctgatcgatcAGAATCAATCAGATCTGGTTACTTTACACATTTgatctatatctatatttagCTGATATATCGACGATAACCAACaatatagattttatttttaataatacacaCGAAAATATCACAAGTAGTACactagtaaaaaaaactttatgaaAAGTAAAGTAGTATAAGTATCACACTACTTGATAATATatcaatcattaaaaatgtctttattatctttagtgtctttattatctttagtgtctttattatctttagtgtctatattatctttattatctttaGTGTCTCTATTATCTTTAGTGTCTTTATTATCTTTAGTGTCTTTATTATCTTTAGTgtctttaatgtctttattgaCACCTGTCTTCTGACAGAAAGTCcagactgtgtttttatttctatgttCACTTTGTTAAAGAATCAagtccctctgtgtgtgtgctagtgCATGAGAGCGTGCATGTTAGTTCACGTTattgcatgtgagcgtgcatgttagtTCACGTTattgcatgtgagcgtgcatgttagtgcacgtgagcaTGTATGTTAGTGCATATGAGCatgcatgttagtgcacgtgagcgtgcatgttagtgcatgagagcgtgcatgttagtgcacgtgagcatgcatgttagtgcatgagagtgtgcatgttagtacatgtaagtggatgtgagcgtgcatgtaagtgcacgtgagcgtgcatgttagtgcatgtgagcatgcatgttagtacatgtaagtgcatgtgagcgtgcatgttagtacatgttagtgcatgtgagcgtgcatgttagtacatgtaagtgcatgtgagcgtgcatgttagtgcacgtgagcgtgcatgttagtacatgttagtgcatgtgagcgtgcatgttagtacatgttagtgcatgtgagcgtgcatgttagtacatgtaagtgcatgtgagcgtgcatgttagtgcatgagagcgtgcatgttagtacatgtaagtgcatgtgagcgtgcatgttagtgcacgtgagcgtgcatgttagtacatgttagtgcatgtgagcgtgcatgttagtgcatgtgagtgtgcatgttagtacatgttagtgcatgtgagcgtgcatgttagtgcatgttagtgcatgtgagcgtgcatgttagtacatgttagtgcatgttagtgcatgttagtgcatgttagtgcatgtgagcgtgcatgttagtacatgttagtgcatgtgagcgtgcatgttagtgcatgttagtgcatgtgagcgtgcatgttagtacatgttagtgcatgttagtgcatgtgagcgtgcatgttagtgccCCTGACCTGCTCTCTTACGGAGGTTACGGCTGATAACGCCGTTCAGACCGACTGTCGtcgtttagtttttatttctatgttCACTTTGTTAAAGAATCAagtccctctgtgtgtgtgctagtgCATGAGAGCGTGCATGTTATTTCATGTTAGTCCATGAGAGCGTGCATGTTAGTTCACGTTattgcatgtgagcgtgcatgttagtgcacgtgagcaTGTATGTTAGTGCATATGAGC
This is a stretch of genomic DNA from Anoplopoma fimbria isolate UVic2021 breed Golden Eagle Sablefish chromosome 19, Afim_UVic_2022, whole genome shotgun sequence. It encodes these proteins:
- the tph2 gene encoding tryptophan 5-hydroxylase 2; protein product: MQPAMMMFSSKYWSRRGLSLDSAIPEEIRLINRLNMPDTESAEDCGKTAVVFSLKNEVGCLVKALRLFQEKRVNLSHIESRMSKRVLNEVEIFADCSCSKKEFDELLQHLKGHVNVISFNTPAHVWSAEADGDDVPWFPMKISELDQCSHRVLMYGSELDADHPGFKDAVYRQRRKYFVEVAMNYKFGQPIPRIEYTLEEVRTWGVVFRELTQLYPTHACREYLKNLPLLSKHCGYREDNIPQLEDVSLFLRERSGFTVRPVAGYLSPRDFLAGLAYRVFNCTQYVRHSTDPLYTPEPDTCHELLGHVPLLADPKFAQFSQEIGLASLGASDEDVQKLATCYFFTIEFGLCKQEGQLRAYGAGLLSSIGELRHALSDEACVRAFDPRTTCNQECLITTFQDVYFVSESFEEAKEKMREFAKSIKRPFSVYYNPYTQSIDLLKDTRGIEHVVQDLRSDLTTVCDALGKMNTYMGI